The Streptomyces sp. NBC_01775 genome includes a region encoding these proteins:
- a CDS encoding enoyl-CoA hydratase-related protein → MSYEDITVAVEDGVAVITINRPDRGNKLRFETARELLAAFQTVRQTPEIDVAVLTGAGDKFFCIGGEHEEVESLDYSSVMPVIDLYEFIDAMPKPVIAAVNGYAVGGGNVLQVVCDLTIAAEHAVFRQVGPLVGSFDAGFGTWYLEETIGRRRAKEMWYLNRKYSAQEALAMGLVNEVATDRPVAGRAVEVAQELRQRGPFALAALKTAFSSRHTGVAGQARLAHDLLLTAYRSTEEATEMSESFEARRAPSRDRFYR, encoded by the coding sequence ATGAGCTATGAGGACATCACTGTCGCCGTCGAGGACGGCGTCGCGGTGATCACGATCAACCGACCTGACCGTGGCAACAAGCTGAGGTTCGAGACAGCGCGGGAGCTGCTCGCAGCGTTCCAGACGGTACGGCAGACCCCGGAGATCGACGTCGCAGTCCTCACCGGCGCCGGTGACAAGTTCTTCTGCATCGGGGGAGAGCACGAGGAGGTCGAGTCGCTCGACTACTCCAGCGTGATGCCGGTCATCGACCTCTACGAGTTCATCGATGCGATGCCCAAGCCAGTGATCGCCGCGGTCAATGGGTACGCCGTCGGCGGTGGCAACGTGCTCCAGGTCGTGTGTGACCTCACGATCGCCGCCGAACACGCCGTCTTCCGCCAGGTGGGCCCACTCGTCGGCAGCTTCGACGCGGGCTTCGGCACCTGGTACCTCGAGGAGACGATCGGCCGCCGCCGGGCGAAGGAGATGTGGTACCTGAACCGCAAGTACTCCGCCCAGGAAGCCCTGGCCATGGGTCTGGTCAACGAGGTGGCGACCGACCGCCCCGTGGCCGGCCGGGCCGTCGAGGTCGCCCAGGAGCTGCGTCAGCGTGGTCCGTTCGCCCTGGCGGCCCTCAAGACAGCCTTCTCAAGCCGCCACACCGGCGTGGCCGGACAGGCACGTCTCGCCCACGACCTCCTGCTCACCGCCTACCGAAGCACCGAGGAGGCCACCGAAATGTCGGAGTCCTTCGAAGCGCGCCGGGCCCCCAGCCGCGACAGGTTCTACCGATGA
- a CDS encoding 3-hydroxyacyl-CoA dehydrogenase, with the protein MSQPLVPICVIGAGTMGRGIAQVALASGHPVHLVDPDAAQLAAAESEIITRLTRKDPAAGALVEERLDLLTDLTQARTDPRTIVIEAILERLDVKQTVLRRAADHFGTSCILATNTSSLSVTAIAAGVPDPSRVVGMHFFNPVPVMRLVEVVRGLQSDDEAVDAITELAERWGKSVAHVRSVPGFIVNRVARAFYGESLRLVEERAGTPETIDELMRAAGGFRMGPFELMDLIGNDVNFAVTRTVWASYDYDPRFAPSLIQSEIVAAGRLGRKTGQGFFEYGESVERPLPRAADVDAAAQARDITMILHGSDDQLGTLLTRAGVEFGRTESEDPHIEFVGAGSVLITRGLTAREETSRRGEPVLLLDRCLAPSTATAVALASTDAPLADAVIALLHRAGVRAFPVADVPGLVVARILSMIANEAWETAYHDVASPGDIDNAMVLGTNYPMGPFAWSAQWSSHRVLELLDALWSSYHDPRYRASFALRTAAPASSLANRQAKEARSHV; encoded by the coding sequence ATGTCACAGCCGCTGGTCCCCATCTGCGTGATCGGAGCGGGCACGATGGGCCGGGGAATCGCACAGGTTGCCCTCGCATCCGGCCACCCTGTGCACTTGGTCGACCCAGACGCGGCGCAGCTGGCCGCAGCAGAGTCCGAGATCATCACCCGCCTCACCCGGAAGGACCCCGCGGCGGGCGCCCTGGTCGAGGAGCGCCTGGACCTCCTCACCGATCTCACACAGGCGCGGACGGACCCGCGGACCATCGTCATCGAGGCCATCCTCGAGCGCCTGGACGTCAAACAGACCGTCCTCCGGCGCGCCGCGGATCACTTCGGGACGTCCTGCATCCTCGCTACGAACACCTCGTCGCTCTCGGTCACCGCCATCGCCGCCGGTGTCCCGGACCCGTCACGAGTGGTCGGCATGCACTTCTTCAACCCGGTCCCCGTCATGAGGCTCGTCGAGGTCGTGAGAGGCCTGCAGAGCGACGACGAAGCCGTGGACGCCATCACCGAGCTCGCCGAGCGGTGGGGGAAGTCGGTCGCTCACGTCCGGTCCGTGCCCGGATTCATCGTCAACCGGGTCGCCCGGGCGTTCTACGGGGAGTCGCTCAGGCTCGTCGAGGAACGTGCCGGCACACCGGAGACGATCGACGAGCTCATGCGCGCGGCCGGCGGATTCCGCATGGGCCCCTTCGAGCTGATGGACCTGATCGGCAACGACGTCAACTTCGCTGTCACGCGGACGGTCTGGGCCTCCTACGACTACGACCCGAGGTTCGCGCCCTCGCTCATTCAGAGCGAAATCGTCGCGGCCGGACGCCTGGGCCGAAAGACAGGACAGGGCTTCTTCGAGTACGGCGAGTCGGTTGAGCGACCGCTCCCCCGGGCCGCGGATGTCGATGCCGCGGCCCAGGCACGCGATATCACCATGATTCTCCACGGGTCGGACGACCAGCTGGGGACACTCCTGACCCGGGCCGGCGTCGAGTTCGGCCGGACGGAGAGCGAGGACCCCCACATCGAGTTCGTCGGCGCGGGCTCCGTCCTGATCACACGGGGGCTGACCGCACGCGAGGAAACGTCCCGGCGAGGTGAACCCGTGCTCCTGCTCGACCGCTGCCTCGCTCCCTCGACGGCGACGGCCGTCGCCCTCGCATCGACGGACGCTCCACTCGCCGACGCTGTCATAGCTCTGCTGCACCGGGCCGGGGTGCGCGCCTTCCCCGTCGCCGACGTACCCGGTCTCGTCGTCGCCAGGATTCTCTCGATGATCGCGAACGAGGCGTGGGAGACCGCCTATCACGACGTCGCGAGTCCTGGTGACATCGACAACGCGATGGTCCTGGGCACCAACTACCCGATGGGCCCGTTCGCTTGGAGCGCGCAGTGGTCATCGCACAGGGTCCTTGAGCTGCTCGACGCACTGTGGTCGTCGTATCACGACCCTAGGTACCGTGCCAGCTTCGCGTTGCGCACGGCTGCTCCGGCCTCGTCGCTCGCCAACCGCCAGGCTAAGGAAGCGAGGAGCCACGTCTGA
- a CDS encoding acyl-CoA dehydrogenase family protein, whose product MTGRNPELDDFLDVLRKRLVSSDGSDADVIRATLQAADVLDLARETAEFDDALDWLIGTVRTTAHFSPSAAFALAGRLAAQRGLAALDTADADTRDVTSAVINPSADPWTAAVPTLIASRAVVLLDRGTGSATLAPWDSLVVEGAEGARRSGLSEAALRTVRLGDTTEELPDTVALAIARDWDLFTGAVALGLSERALVTAETYAAERRQFGSPISAFAGLRAMLAEMQIRICAVRSMLGRAAAGDLDTAEVLALAGRAAVDVCLDAIQVHGGYGYIDEYPVAGLLRDALSVRARGGGRRALVAQVAARRLGRAEGEA is encoded by the coding sequence ATGACCGGGCGCAACCCCGAACTCGACGACTTCCTCGACGTCCTGCGGAAGAGGCTCGTTTCCTCTGACGGGAGCGACGCCGACGTGATCCGCGCGACGCTGCAGGCTGCCGATGTCCTCGACCTGGCACGCGAGACAGCCGAGTTCGACGATGCACTCGACTGGCTCATCGGCACTGTTCGGACGACCGCTCACTTTTCGCCCTCGGCCGCGTTCGCCCTCGCCGGCCGGCTCGCCGCACAACGTGGTCTCGCGGCCCTCGACACGGCCGACGCCGACACCAGGGACGTGACCTCCGCGGTCATCAATCCCTCGGCTGACCCGTGGACGGCAGCTGTGCCCACCTTGATCGCTTCCCGCGCTGTGGTGCTCCTCGACCGCGGCACGGGCTCGGCGACCCTCGCCCCCTGGGACTCACTCGTGGTGGAGGGCGCGGAGGGAGCGCGGCGCAGCGGATTGAGCGAAGCCGCCCTCAGGACCGTACGGCTCGGCGACACCACCGAAGAGCTGCCGGACACCGTCGCACTGGCCATCGCGCGGGACTGGGATCTCTTCACAGGCGCCGTGGCCCTCGGCCTCTCGGAGCGCGCGCTGGTCACGGCTGAGACATACGCCGCCGAACGGCGTCAGTTCGGGTCCCCGATCAGCGCGTTCGCCGGTCTGCGCGCCATGCTCGCCGAGATGCAGATCCGTATCTGCGCTGTGCGCTCGATGCTCGGCCGCGCCGCTGCCGGCGACCTCGACACAGCTGAGGTACTGGCCCTTGCCGGCCGGGCCGCCGTGGACGTGTGCCTGGACGCGATCCAAGTCCATGGCGGCTACGGATACATCGACGAATACCCCGTGGCGGGCCTGCTGCGCGACGCGTTGAGCGTACGGGCGCGCGGGGGCGGCCGTCGGGCTCTCGTGGCACAGGTCGCCGCACGGCGTCTGGGCAGGGCTGAGGGGGAGGCGTGA
- a CDS encoding cupin domain-containing protein, with product MSDTDEPMLARVVVTGVNAEGRSVVESDGPARPWVKRPTGTLVMDLWRADALPISADADSTATDEVVLQPPPHGLAIRTTVFPPDSSISEEASAAYAAAMKDIYGEQGNAGGGSDDIPGMHSTETIDVATVIDGEIWAVMEEGETLLRAGDTMVQRGTRHAWRNRSDRPTTVVTTMLPASRPS from the coding sequence ATGTCTGACACGGACGAGCCCATGCTGGCCCGAGTCGTGGTCACGGGTGTCAATGCCGAGGGCCGTTCGGTGGTCGAGAGCGATGGTCCGGCTCGGCCCTGGGTCAAGCGACCGACAGGGACCCTGGTCATGGACCTGTGGCGCGCCGACGCATTGCCGATCTCGGCCGACGCCGACTCGACCGCGACCGACGAGGTGGTGCTCCAGCCTCCACCGCACGGTCTGGCCATCAGGACGACGGTGTTCCCTCCCGACAGCTCGATCTCCGAGGAGGCCTCAGCGGCGTACGCGGCGGCGATGAAGGACATCTACGGCGAGCAAGGCAACGCGGGTGGCGGCTCTGACGATATCCCGGGCATGCACAGCACCGAGACCATCGACGTGGCCACCGTGATCGATGGTGAGATCTGGGCTGTGATGGAGGAGGGAGAGACGCTGCTGCGCGCCGGTGACACGATGGTGCAGCGCGGCACCAGGCATGCCTGGCGCAACCGCAGTGACCGCCCCACGACTGTCGTCACCACCATGCTCCCGGCGAGCCGCCCCTCCTGA
- a CDS encoding CaiB/BaiF CoA transferase family protein, whose product MNEPLAPLHGVTVVDISSSYAAPTTSMYLGDMGAEVIKIEPVRGDDARGWGPPFLNGEAAWFLSVNRNKKSLCLDIRTEQGREVLFRLLEAADVFIENLNPAKLERHGLGLDALRERFPRLVICALSGFGIDGPDAALPGYDLIAQARSGMMSVTGADGVPQRVSTALSDVAAGTVAAYAVAAALVRQQRHGVGEVIDVSLLEADLAFMSPRIASYLAGEPEPRPCGGTDSVVAIYQTFQTSDRPIVVAVGNDRLWLRACAALDLDELAQRPDLATNAGRRARRAEAVDAFQSVLSTMTSQEALKALQTVGVPCAQINSLSEVVDDPQVKAREAIVNQAHPRAGTFQGVGSPWRLGSQSSRAPRLPAPLRGEHGSEILAEAGFDEEKIADLVEADVIWIP is encoded by the coding sequence ATGAATGAACCCCTTGCCCCCCTGCACGGCGTCACCGTGGTCGACATCTCGTCGTCGTACGCAGCGCCGACCACGTCGATGTACCTCGGCGACATGGGGGCGGAGGTCATCAAGATCGAGCCCGTGCGCGGAGATGACGCCCGTGGGTGGGGGCCGCCCTTTCTCAACGGGGAAGCAGCGTGGTTCCTCTCAGTCAACCGCAACAAGAAGAGCCTTTGCCTCGACATCCGCACCGAACAGGGGCGCGAGGTGCTCTTCCGGTTGCTGGAAGCCGCGGACGTGTTCATCGAGAACCTGAACCCGGCCAAGCTGGAGCGGCACGGATTGGGGCTCGACGCACTGCGCGAACGCTTTCCGCGGCTGGTGATCTGCGCGCTCTCGGGGTTCGGAATCGATGGTCCCGATGCCGCACTGCCGGGATACGACCTGATCGCCCAGGCCCGCTCCGGAATGATGAGCGTCACCGGCGCGGACGGCGTTCCACAACGCGTAAGCACGGCCCTGTCCGATGTCGCAGCGGGCACCGTCGCCGCGTACGCCGTCGCCGCCGCGTTGGTGAGGCAGCAGCGGCACGGTGTCGGCGAAGTCATCGACGTCTCCCTGCTCGAGGCCGACCTCGCCTTCATGTCGCCCCGCATCGCCAGCTACCTCGCCGGTGAACCCGAACCCCGTCCGTGTGGTGGCACCGACTCCGTGGTGGCGATCTACCAGACGTTCCAGACGAGTGACCGCCCCATCGTGGTCGCTGTCGGGAACGATCGACTCTGGCTGCGTGCCTGCGCGGCTCTTGACCTTGATGAGCTGGCTCAGCGACCCGACCTGGCCACGAACGCCGGACGCCGCGCCCGCCGAGCCGAGGCCGTCGACGCCTTCCAGTCGGTCCTGAGCACGATGACCTCGCAAGAGGCACTCAAGGCCCTGCAAACCGTCGGCGTGCCCTGCGCACAGATCAACTCGCTGTCCGAGGTCGTCGACGATCCTCAGGTGAAGGCTCGTGAGGCGATCGTCAATCAGGCTCACCCTCGGGCAGGCACCTTCCAAGGCGTCGGGAGCCCGTGGCGCCTCGGCTCGCAGAGCAGCCGGGCACCCCGCCTGCCGGCCCCACTCCGGGGAGAGCACGGCAGTGAGATCCTGGCGGAAGCGGGATTCGACGAGGAGAAGATCGCAGACCTCGTGGAGGCGGATGTCATATGGATTCCCTGA
- a CDS encoding acyl-CoA dehydrogenase family protein, translated as MNPAAHPPLPADHATVISALDGVIAQTVAPAALAVDRTGAFPSSSIQELAQAGLGGLLMPASLGGCETSTTTYAEALSRIAAACGSTSTVYMTQMHCAHPIHLQGRPDQHTRWIPAICRGTAIGAIALTEPGAGSDVATMRTTARRDGDSYTINGEKTFISNGDVADVIVLFATVDPSLGKDGITAFLVDTANTVGLEAGKPMKKLGQKGASTVTLSFQDCRIPAAARLGDEGEGYPLLLRSVTKSRISAAAQGIGFAQGAFDDAVRYCAERDLLSSRTRAAQDLQFELARLRAETAAGRSMLREVCDLVDASDEDPTAEVAMVKMHCTALGVRVASACVELLGEDGDRDDMGAERRLRDGKITEIYDGTNQVQSMLVARDIRISATV; from the coding sequence GTGAATCCCGCCGCTCACCCGCCTCTCCCGGCAGATCACGCCACCGTGATCAGTGCTCTCGACGGAGTGATCGCACAGACCGTGGCCCCGGCCGCCCTGGCGGTGGACAGGACCGGCGCCTTCCCGTCGTCGTCCATCCAGGAGCTCGCTCAGGCTGGCCTCGGGGGACTGCTGATGCCGGCGTCGCTCGGCGGCTGTGAGACCTCCACGACGACGTACGCCGAAGCTCTCTCCCGGATCGCGGCTGCTTGTGGTTCGACATCGACGGTCTACATGACGCAGATGCACTGCGCGCACCCGATCCACCTGCAGGGGCGGCCCGATCAGCACACCCGCTGGATTCCCGCCATCTGCCGGGGAACAGCGATCGGAGCGATCGCTCTGACCGAGCCCGGGGCCGGTTCGGACGTCGCCACGATGCGCACGACGGCGCGTCGTGACGGCGACTCCTACACGATCAACGGCGAGAAGACGTTCATCTCGAACGGTGATGTCGCCGATGTCATCGTTCTCTTCGCGACGGTCGACCCGAGCCTCGGCAAGGACGGCATCACCGCCTTCCTCGTCGACACGGCGAACACCGTGGGGCTCGAAGCCGGTAAGCCGATGAAGAAGCTGGGCCAGAAAGGCGCATCTACTGTCACGCTCAGCTTCCAGGACTGCCGGATTCCCGCGGCTGCCCGACTCGGCGACGAGGGCGAGGGCTATCCCCTGCTTCTGCGATCGGTCACGAAGTCGCGTATCAGCGCGGCGGCCCAGGGGATCGGATTCGCGCAGGGCGCTTTCGATGACGCAGTGCGCTACTGCGCGGAGCGAGACCTGCTGTCCTCGCGAACCCGCGCCGCCCAGGACCTCCAGTTCGAACTGGCGCGGCTGCGGGCAGAGACCGCAGCCGGACGGTCGATGCTGAGGGAGGTCTGCGATCTGGTCGACGCCAGCGATGAGGACCCGACGGCCGAGGTCGCGATGGTCAAGATGCACTGCACCGCGCTGGGCGTCCGAGTTGCCTCGGCCTGTGTCGAACTGCTCGGCGAAGACGGCGATCGTGACGACATGGGTGCGGAGCGCCGGCTTCGTGACGGGAAGATCACCGAGATCTACGACGGGACCAACCAGGTGCAGAGCATGCTCGTCGCCCGCGACATCCGCATCTCGGCAACCGTCTGA
- a CDS encoding enoyl-CoA hydratase/isomerase family protein: MDSLIEVDETAQVRSITLNRPDRLNALNGAVLDHLADEIRRVTEETTAVRCLVIRGAGDRAFSAGADLEEIRGLDADQAHAFIRRGHRAMTAIEHSPVPVLAEVDGFALGGGFELMLACHVVIASDRSQFGLPEARIGCIPGFGGTQRLSRAVGKAAAFHLMLTGGRIDAHRAWEIGLLSVPPVPAAELRDEAEATAGQIASGSRTGLANLLEAARQGTSGPSLEHEAALAALSIASADGQEGITSFAERRKPVFTEE; this comes from the coding sequence ATGGATTCCCTGATCGAGGTGGACGAGACCGCGCAGGTGCGCAGCATCACTCTGAACCGTCCGGACCGGCTCAACGCCTTGAACGGTGCCGTACTGGATCACCTTGCTGATGAGATCAGGCGCGTCACCGAGGAAACGACAGCGGTGAGGTGCCTGGTCATCCGAGGCGCGGGAGACCGGGCATTCAGTGCCGGCGCCGACCTCGAGGAGATCAGAGGCCTCGACGCCGACCAAGCGCATGCCTTCATCCGTCGGGGACACCGCGCCATGACCGCGATCGAACACTCGCCCGTTCCGGTGCTGGCCGAGGTGGACGGCTTCGCGCTCGGCGGTGGATTCGAACTCATGCTGGCATGCCACGTGGTCATCGCCTCCGACCGCAGCCAGTTCGGCCTCCCAGAGGCCCGGATCGGCTGCATCCCGGGATTCGGCGGCACCCAGCGTCTGTCCAGGGCCGTGGGCAAGGCGGCAGCGTTCCACCTGATGCTGACCGGTGGGCGCATCGACGCACACCGGGCCTGGGAGATCGGACTGCTGTCCGTCCCGCCCGTCCCGGCCGCCGAGCTGCGCGACGAGGCCGAGGCGACGGCGGGCCAGATCGCGTCCGGCAGCCGCACCGGTCTGGCCAACCTGCTCGAAGCCGCGCGGCAGGGCACGTCTGGGCCGAGCCTGGAACACGAGGCGGCGCTGGCCGCCCTGTCGATCGCATCCGCTGACGGGCAGGAGGGCATCACGTCCTTCGCCGAACGGCGCAAGCCCGTCTTCACCGAGGAGTGA
- a CDS encoding aldehyde dehydrogenase gives MVWEGRHDRLFIGGQWIPANGEHLEVISPFTEEVLAEVPSAAASDIDRAVAAARDAFDNGPWPRMPLEARMSALRELGRLIADRQEPIARLITEEMGCPITQSRAIQALNPVRVIDACLDLAPDYPFRSVRASGAANALVTREPVGVVAAVVPWNVPMGISVQKIVPAVLAGCTVVLKPAPQTPLDAYVLGELIEKAGFPPGVVNIVPAERESSEYLVSHPGVDKVSFTGSTAAGRRIAALCGHDLRRVTLELGGKSAAIVLDDADLDQVAEALRLGAFRNNGQVCTLKTRVLVSAGREAELVQRLKTLIDSMPVGDPHDVATQIGPLFSSRQRETVERYIASGREEGATLVTGGGRPEGLDRGWFVEPTLFTGVQNDMTIAREEIFGPVLAVMTYRDEAEALEIANDSPYGLNGAVFTSDHDHGLELASRMRTGVVELNGHPVGLRAPFGGFKASGIGRENGPEGLDAYTEPRSIGLPPAIAASLA, from the coding sequence ATGGTGTGGGAGGGCCGCCACGACCGTCTGTTCATCGGTGGTCAGTGGATTCCGGCAAACGGTGAACATCTCGAGGTGATATCGCCCTTCACCGAGGAGGTCCTGGCCGAGGTGCCGTCCGCGGCCGCAAGCGATATCGATCGCGCTGTTGCGGCGGCGCGTGACGCGTTCGACAACGGGCCGTGGCCACGCATGCCGCTGGAGGCGCGCATGTCGGCCTTGCGAGAACTGGGGAGGCTCATCGCCGACCGTCAGGAGCCGATCGCTCGGCTCATCACTGAAGAGATGGGGTGCCCCATCACACAGTCGCGGGCGATCCAGGCTCTCAACCCGGTCCGGGTGATCGATGCCTGTCTCGACCTCGCGCCGGACTACCCGTTTCGGTCGGTCCGCGCGTCAGGGGCGGCGAACGCACTCGTCACGCGCGAGCCGGTAGGGGTGGTCGCCGCGGTCGTCCCGTGGAACGTGCCCATGGGGATCAGCGTCCAGAAGATCGTCCCAGCGGTACTCGCGGGATGCACGGTCGTACTGAAGCCGGCTCCACAGACTCCCCTGGACGCATATGTCCTGGGGGAGCTGATCGAGAAGGCGGGGTTCCCTCCAGGCGTGGTCAACATCGTTCCGGCTGAACGCGAGAGCAGTGAGTACCTCGTCTCGCATCCGGGCGTGGACAAGGTGTCTTTCACCGGATCTACCGCTGCGGGACGCCGGATCGCCGCGCTGTGCGGACACGACCTGCGCCGCGTCACGCTCGAGCTGGGCGGCAAGTCGGCCGCCATCGTCCTTGACGACGCCGACCTCGACCAGGTTGCCGAAGCCCTGCGTCTGGGTGCGTTCCGCAACAACGGCCAGGTGTGCACCCTGAAGACGAGGGTCCTGGTCTCCGCGGGACGGGAAGCAGAGCTCGTCCAACGGCTCAAAACCCTGATCGATTCGATGCCCGTCGGTGATCCCCACGACGTTGCCACGCAGATCGGACCGCTCTTCAGCTCCCGGCAGCGCGAGACGGTGGAGCGTTACATCGCCTCCGGCCGTGAGGAGGGAGCCACCCTTGTCACGGGAGGCGGCCGGCCCGAGGGGCTGGATCGCGGCTGGTTCGTGGAGCCGACCCTCTTCACCGGTGTCCAAAATGACATGACGATCGCCCGGGAGGAGATCTTCGGGCCGGTCCTCGCTGTGATGACCTATCGTGACGAGGCGGAAGCGCTCGAGATCGCCAACGACTCGCCCTACGGCCTCAACGGGGCTGTGTTCACGTCGGACCACGATCACGGACTCGAACTCGCGAGCCGGATGCGCACCGGCGTCGTGGAGCTGAACGGCCACCCGGTAGGCCTGCGAGCGCCGTTCGGCGGGTTCAAAGCGAGCGGGATCGGCCGGGAGAACGGCCCCGAGGGTCTCGACGCCTACACCGAGCCGAGGTCGATCGGGCTGCCCCCGGCCATCGCGGCATCGCTCGCGTGA
- a CDS encoding inner-membrane translocator: MPELADKQPSSGNGPLTAGCLLLLVLVADVADVAAGLLVVIVLAVRGLGRMDAGAGQTANSVPPLDRAPVLGFGALAVAGGVTAVVLLRIGHRVNGAVQLTLCVFLAVHTPGSWP, translated from the coding sequence ATGCCCGAACTTGCGGACAAGCAGCCCTCCAGCGGAAACGGTCCCCTCACCGCAGGTTGCCTCCTGCTTCTCGTACTGGTGGCGGACGTGGCGGACGTGGCGGCCGGGCTGTTGGTCGTCATCGTGCTCGCCGTCCGGGGACTGGGCCGGATGGACGCTGGCGCCGGACAGACAGCGAACAGCGTGCCGCCCCTGGACCGGGCGCCAGTGCTGGGCTTCGGCGCTCTGGCCGTGGCGGGCGGCGTAACGGCCGTCGTGCTGCTGCGGATCGGGCACCGAGTTAACGGGGCGGTGCAGCTGACGCTCTGCGTTTTCCTGGCAGTCCACACACCGGGGTCCTGGCCCTGA
- a CDS encoding acyl-CoA dehydrogenase family protein translates to MDRLARTEGLSEEQQEILKVVRQFVEDKVIPVATELEHKDEYPTDIVESLKELGIFGLMIPEEYDGLGESLLTYALCVEEIARGWMSVSGVINTHFIVAHMLMQHGTEEQKQKYLPRMATGEVRGAFSMSEPGLGSDVSAVSTKAGRLDDGSYSITGQKMWLTNGGSSNLVAVLTKTDEGADSVYKNMTTFLVEKEPGFGEPVQGVTVPGKIDKMGYKGIDTTEMIFDDHRIGADQILGGEPGKGFYQMMDGVEVGRVNVAARACGIANRAFELGIAYAQQRETFGKPIAQHQSILFRLAEMATKVEAAHAMMVRAARKKDSGQRNDVEAGMAKMLASEYCKEVVEASFRIHGGYGYSKEYEIERLYREAAFMLIGEGTSEIQKMIIGRSLLKEYAV, encoded by the coding sequence ATGGATCGTCTCGCCCGTACCGAAGGTCTGTCCGAGGAACAGCAGGAGATCCTCAAGGTTGTCCGGCAGTTCGTCGAGGACAAGGTGATACCGGTCGCGACAGAGCTGGAACACAAGGATGAATACCCGACCGACATCGTCGAGAGCCTCAAGGAGCTCGGCATCTTCGGCCTGATGATCCCGGAGGAGTACGACGGTCTCGGTGAGTCGCTGTTGACGTACGCCCTGTGCGTGGAGGAGATCGCACGGGGCTGGATGAGCGTCTCCGGCGTCATCAACACGCACTTCATCGTCGCCCACATGCTCATGCAGCACGGAACCGAGGAGCAGAAGCAGAAGTACCTCCCGCGCATGGCCACCGGCGAGGTCAGAGGCGCCTTCTCGATGTCCGAGCCGGGCCTGGGATCCGATGTCTCGGCGGTGTCGACCAAGGCCGGCAGGCTCGACGACGGCTCCTACTCGATCACAGGCCAGAAGATGTGGCTGACCAACGGTGGCTCGTCGAACCTGGTCGCCGTGCTGACCAAGACGGATGAGGGCGCGGATTCGGTCTACAAGAACATGACGACGTTCCTCGTCGAGAAGGAACCCGGCTTCGGTGAGCCCGTGCAGGGCGTCACGGTCCCGGGCAAGATCGACAAGATGGGCTACAAGGGCATCGACACCACCGAGATGATCTTCGATGATCACCGCATCGGAGCTGACCAGATCCTCGGGGGCGAGCCCGGCAAGGGCTTCTACCAGATGATGGACGGCGTCGAGGTGGGCCGGGTGAACGTCGCTGCGCGGGCTTGCGGCATCGCCAACCGCGCCTTCGAGTTGGGCATCGCGTACGCGCAGCAGCGTGAGACGTTCGGCAAGCCGATCGCGCAGCACCAGTCGATCCTGTTCCGGCTGGCCGAGATGGCGACCAAGGTCGAGGCCGCGCACGCCATGATGGTCCGCGCAGCCCGTAAGAAGGACTCCGGTCAGCGCAACGACGTCGAGGCCGGGATGGCCAAGATGCTCGCGAGCGAGTACTGCAAGGAAGTCGTCGAGGCGTCCTTCCGTATCCACGGCGGTTACGGCTACTCCAAGGAGTACGAGATCGAACGGCTCTACCGCGAGGCCGCGTTCATGCTGATCGGTGAGGGCACCTCCGAGATCCAGAAGATGATCATCGGGCGCAGCCTGCTCAAGGAGTACGCGGTGTGA